The sequence below is a genomic window from Gossypium hirsutum isolate 1008001.06 chromosome A11, Gossypium_hirsutum_v2.1, whole genome shotgun sequence.
AACAACCTGCTCGAGGGTGTTAGTGGTATAAGTGAAATCGAGACTTTTGACTGCGCTCAGTTTCCGAAAGTAAGTTGTCTTTGGTTGGGATCTCTTGTTTTGCTCTTGTTTGTACTGCTGCTCGTTCTTACTGCTCCTGTTTTCTCTCCAGAGGATTGCTGGAGAGATCAAATCTTTCTCAACTGATGGATGGGTCGCACCAAAATTTTCCAAGAGGATGGACAAATTCATGCTTTATTCTCTTACTGCCGGAAAGAAAGCTTTGCAAGATGGGGGAGTAAATGAAGATGTAATGGAGGAGTTAGATAAAACGAAATGCGGAGTTTTGATTGGTTCAGCAATGGGTGGCATGAAGGTAAAATCTTTTTCTAGAAGAAGGAAAGTGTCATGGTATATAGTTTTCTTTCTATATCCATCGATTCATATACATTGCTTGTTGTGGAATGAACAGGTTTTCAACGATGCGATTGAAGCTTTGAGGATCTCATACAGGAAGATGAATCCTTTTTGCGTACCGTTTGCTACAACAAATATGGGTTCTACAATGCTTGCAATGGATTTGGTTAGCTTAAATTTAGATTCTGCAATGTTAAGAGAGACCTTGATGGATGTTAAAATTTCGAGTTTGAGCTTTAAACTGATGATTTCTTCAGGGATGGATGGGTcctaattattcaatctaggcttttatatgtatattatttttgcaTGACCTCTATATGCACCTGAACGATGTATATGTACCTGAAcgataatattttatatgatattgataATATTAAGAAGTCCTAATTGCAATGACCTCTATATACCTTAAGAGTATGATTTTTCATTTGAGAAAATGGTTATGCTGTGTTTATTTTACTTCATTTCTATCTTTTAATGAGAAAGAAGGGGCCCTTGTTTTCAATGTTGAGTGTTGAAATATAAGTCCAATTAGCATGGTTTTAAGTCCTAAGGTAGTCAGCATTGAGTTATTCTTAATGTTTAGCATGATCTTCATGTTTTGGCATCTGTTGGGGTATGCTTGATTGATTTCCCTTGATATATGATATTGATTGACTTTACattgggttttattatgaattagGGATACACTAGTTTACATGTAGAGAATGCTGTCTTTGCTTTGTGTGACTGTTTTATCTGTCACGTTTTTACTGTTAGTGCATCTAGTTTCCAAGCATATAATAACTTAAAGcattatttagtatttagttaTTTGTAAGCTGTCTTTAATTATCTGTTAGTGAAGTAAGTACTCACTTTTTGCTTCATTGACCAAGCTTTAACTGACCTATATCAAGTTGCGTTATGTTTCTTGAGGATTACTTCTTAGCTGTCTTTCCCGGTAGAACTTGCTAAATGATTGGCAATAGAGATTTCCTTTAACCATCCAACCATTTTTGATCGGCCAGTTGTTGTAATTACAACTTTCTTTTGGATTTTACAAGTTCCCTACTATCTTAATGAAGCTACAGGATGGGGTTTGGAAGTATCTGAGCTTAAGAAACAACTGCAGGAAGCCAAGTCTAATGGCATCACTGTTAGGGCCTTGGTTGTAATAAATCCAGGCAACCCAACAGGACAGGTATCAATGAAATGCTTTCAGAAaagtatattataaatgaaaaaggttcatgcaatttcatttttctattatttcatttACGGAATGTGAATGAGCTTATACAAAGTTTGGAATTTTGACACAGAATATAAACTCTTTACTGTCTCCAGGGTATTATGGAGAGTGTGGAAAAAGGGGAGGTTACATGGAGGTTACTGGGTTTGGTGCTGATGTGAGGGAGCATATATACAAATTAGCATCTGTGAATGTGTGTTCTAACATCACTGGTCAAATTCTTGCTAGTCTTGTAATGAGTCCACCTAAGGTTATATCTTTTGCCATTTAAAGCCAGTTATCTGTTTGTATTCAAATGACATTGGATGTATGACATAGGACTAAATAGATTTTGAGCTTTGACAAGCTGCTTATAAGCattgtttcttatagaagaaacacattattggagaaagcttttgaatctcccaactattggatttgggtttctttttgacaatgtgtttattgtgcttttgtttagatgatgagaaaggaaagtcaagaattatatttactcgttaagttaaatgaagatatttgtaatttaaaaaaataaaaattcaatataaatttaaaataagagtttaactaaaaaataagagttagtggcaaaaattaataaaatttaaattttagtggtaaaattcaataacataaaaattaagttacaaatttactcatatttttttaaaaaataacggcaaatataaataaaaataaagtacagtgacaaatttcaatatttatctatAGTATGATGATAATTTCgcactttaatattttttaagaaaacaatatttgaattttttagaatggtacggtaaaaaaaaatttaaaacataattattgtgccagctatttta
It includes:
- the LOC121209782 gene encoding 3-oxoacyl-[acyl-carrier-protein] synthase II, chloroplastic-like, which encodes MGVVTPLGHEPDVFYNNLLEGVSGISEIETFDCAQFPKRIAGEIKSFSTDGWVAPKFSKRMDKFMLYSLTAGKKALQDGGVNEDVMEELDKTKCGVLIGSAMGGMKVFNDAIEALRISYRKMNPFCVPFATTNMGSTMLAMDLGWMGPNYSI